The following DNA comes from Denticeps clupeoides chromosome 14, fDenClu1.1, whole genome shotgun sequence.
ATTTCAGGAATGCaggtattatatatattttttttacgtttgcTAACTTACATTTTTTCTCAAATAGTGCTGATCTCATTCCATGCAACACCAGCTCAACTTTTGAGTTTGCTGGTATAGTCAGACAGTCTTTGTCCTTTTCTACATGTATAAATGACCTATAACATTGTAGAAGAACaaggaaatgaaatgtgaattgAAATATGAGTTATGTCCATAACATGAATGCCTTCGGGTTGTACCTGCAGGTGAAGGCTGACTCTGCGTCACATTTGTCTGCACATTCAGCAGCCGTTTTCACGGTGTAAGTCCTTTTAGCTAATGTGAGAATCCAGGCCCCATCTGTCTTTACATACTCGTCTAGAACATCCGACTGTGCTACCGGAACTTTAGAAATTACAAACGGAAGACCCTATACTTTAGTTGAAAATTAACAATCAGAATAACATTCACAACACTTTAGTCACGATCCATAAGATATATTTTACTGAATCCACTGTTTTCTGGATCCAATCTTAGTTAATTAAGTTCAAATAATGTTTACATTTCAACTTCTTCTCCAAATCCACCAAGcaagaataaataatatatatgatTGTTTGATTTCTTTCTTACCTGAACAGAGAACACATATGGCAATGGTTTTGTACACGTCCATGATGTGGCACAACTATCCAGCGTAAGCATTTATGTCTCTTTAAGCCGAATAGGTTCTCTCAAATCAATGATTCTCCTTATGAGGACAAAGAGCAGAGATTAGGATTTGTTTGTCTATTggatttgaagtttcatttccCTTAAATTGATGATTATATCATGTCCCGTTGTGATTCCATACAACCCACAGTTAGAGTAAATAATCTATCCATTTATCTTTCTGTCTCccacagacagaaaaatactcaaacataaaaataacaaccattcaatattgcaataattccgaacaaaaaaaagcatattgttGTATGAAATTTAAACACTTAAATGcactttcaaattcaaatttccaTCAGCCTGTTTTTCTCCTCTTAGTTGCATCAATCGATTCATGTTAATCATCAACAGCAAAAGACTAATGTCCTGTATTCCACACACAATTTGCAGTTTCTTTTACTGTGTATATAATAGATACCCATGGAAACGTCACATTACTGATCCTCACTATATACTCATTTATCCTTGAATGAGAATGGTCTGAACATCATTCTAATAATTCTATATGTTTTATTAGAAATCCTTTGCTGCAGGGAACAGTTAAATTAACCTGAATAAAGATTGACGTTTAGCCTTTATCTGTTCATTTGGTCAACTCGTTTCATTCCTAATCCAAAGACCCATTGTGTAATGCCATTGGAGAAGAAGACCATTCATGAGTTTTCTTAAAACACCGATGAGGTTTTAAAGATGGCATAATTGGATCGTGACTAGGTGCTCTGTGTGACAATTCGGTGATTAGTAGTCTGGAGAcacgagtgtgtgtgcatttattataCTGAAAATTTCACCTTTAAAGTGATTCACCAACCGAAGCACCTTTATTTCAATCCTTCCAAAAAAAACCATGAAATCAAGTTAAGGTTCACATAAAATGCCCATGAGACTCTTACAACAGCCTGTTATTAATTGTTCAAGCATTAAAACAAAGGCCTCAATGCATATGAAACAACAGTATAACAGTTTATTCTGTGATTTTGGGTTAAATGAGacaattacatttttgcagTTTCTTTTTCAATCCAGTCAACAAACTTAGACACTCTCGCATACACTCCGGGTTTCATTGCCTCAGCACAGCCGAGTCCCCAAGATGTCACACCCTGAATGACAAATCTCTGCTGAGTGTAGCAAACCAGTGGTCCTCCACTGTCCCCCTGAAAGAATGAAACATTTAGACAATTCTGAATTACAGTTCTTTTATGTTTGATGTACAAAGAAGAAATCTATGATTTCTATCCCACCTGGCAGCTGTCCGTTCCTCCTTCAATGTTTCCTGCGCACATCTCGTGGTCCTTTACCCGCCCACTGAGATAGCCAGGCTGGTTACAAATCTTATTTTCAATAACAGGGAAGCCGGTCTCTTTCAGAAGTCCCTCTCCACCAGTTCCTGTTTACCCGTCCAGGAAAAGGGGGATTCGTAACTTTGTACTCTGTTGTCATAACTACTAATAGGCTACATTGCAAAATAAGAGCCATACCTTTTGTGTCCCCCCATCCAGTTACATAGCAAGGTGTTTTTCCAGGGACAATGTAGTCCTTCTCAGGCAAGCATGCAGTCATAACCTGATCATTAATAATCACTGGTCTGAAAATCACAGAACAGAAGAGCACAGATCAGTCGTTCTGTTCTTTAGTGTTGGCTCAAGTTTTAAGCTGTAACTATTACTTCACCTATCTAGCTTGAGAAGAGCAATGTCTTTTCCTGTCGGCTCCAGAACCAATTTTTGAACATTCCGCTCTTGCTTAGACGCTTCAGTTGCTCTCTCCGAATGAATTCCCAATACGACTTTATAGGCGGATGGCCGTGAAGATCTGAAAGCGAGAAGAGAAGCTATGACAATGACAAGTGATGACCATTTCCACAACTTTTGATCATGCTAATACAACATCTCACCTCTCTAGGCAGTGAGCAGCAGTCAGCACCCACTCTGGAGCAATGAGAGTTCCTCCACAGAAGTGTACCCCGGTGCTGCAAACAGGAATCaggaatcagaatatctttattgtcattgtaatgagATGAGATGGGAAATGGAGAACGAACAAGTAGCCGTACCTGGTCCGCAGACTTATTTGCCAGGGCCAGGAGTGAGGTTTGGAAACGCAGCCTCCGACGATCCTCCCGAAGCATTGTGCGGGCATGGTTTTTGGCGATCCACACTCCAGTTCGTTCACTGATACACATCATTAGATTACTTGAGTTTGAATGACATTTCAGGATTTCAGTCGTAGTTCACAAAGTAGCAGAGCACTTCAAGACCTAATTCCATCATACTGTACTAACTATTGAGCAATGTTTTCATCCTTCACCACCTTACCACAGTCTGGGATTTTGCAGTGGTCCCATTTCTTGTTGACATCGGTAGTGTAACACCAGGGTCCATTCACATCATTATCAGGGTTTCTGCATTGCTAATCACATGAACACATTGAAAGTACATAGACATATAACAAcgtaaaattaataaaaccaaCGTGGTACCATATGCTGTTTGCCATTTGTTGTAGCCctgatttttttctcttaattGACTGCATTATTTAAGCCCCTGCCTTTGCTATCTCCCTGTTTGCTTGTCTGTATAGGTCATCACTACGTTGTTACCATTCAGTTGAGACTTTAGCTGAACATATTTCCTTTAATTACTGCATTTGTGCCTCATGTCGAAATATCTGCGCTCCATTCATCACCTACATTTCCTTCCAGGCCTTTGTCAGGGTGTGTTTCGGGTGTGAAACTCCCATGGTAGTGGGGCGTCATTGAAGACCAAGCCTGGCAGGTGATCCCCATTGAAGTCATGGATATTGCACCTCGATAGTCAGCTCCATTTCCCACCTTACAATCTTAATGCAATATGGCATGCATAGatccatttaatttaatatgtctttatttttaattgaaattaataatatttcCATCAAGTTGTGTGTGATGTTTGAACTATTTAAATATTCCCACACCTGGAGCTGGGGTGGACAGATTAGGATTGGAATCTGAAGGCTTAGCAGAGCATTTTTGCACATTGCAATACTCCCAGCGGGCTGAAGGGTCCGTGGTGTAGCACCATGGGGCACGGTCACCATCTGGGTTCCTGCACAGGTTCCTCCTCAGGTCTCTGATGGAGGACAATTGGAgcacaaacacatttcacagttcACTTTAAATGTCTGAGGTGACAAACCAGTTGAAGAGTAACACAAACTAGGTTTTTCTTACGCAGCTGGAAAGTTCTGAGGGGTCTTGTCATGACGatgaggaagcatggaagaccaGAACTGACATTGCTTCCCACTGATGGTCTCTGATGTGGCACCGCGGTAGGAGCTTCCATTGTCCTCAAAGCAGTCATCTCCTTGTGGAATAACTGGTTCCTCTAAAAGTCAAATTAATGTCTCTGGGTCAGTATCCTCTGTTCTGACAAAATTTTGTGATAAATTGTCTgtgttgttgtaaatgtaaaatttctgAATACAATGATGGGTTCTGACCAGGTCGAGGTTCAGATCCACAGGTCTGAATTTCACAAAACTCCCATCGAGTGTTGGGGTCAGTGGTGTAGCACCAGGGGCTTCTCTCACCAGTGGGATTTCTACAGTAGTTGgattcaagacctctgcaatggACAAACCATAACAGGAAGTACATATCTCAATTTCACATTACCAATGAATAGATAAATTATGTGATTTTGAGTCATTTTTAAGAGAAGACACAATGTATTGGAGGCCCCATGAACGTTGTCTTACTTGCATGGGTAGTTTTCTGGAGTTCGAATGTGTTTATGAGGTGTTTGTGATGACCAGCTTTGGCATGTTTTGCCTGAAACGGTCACTGCAATAGTTCCCCTATATGAACGTCCATCACCTGTACTGCAGGTGAGCTGTGGCACCACAGTTGGAGGCTCGGCAGCTGGGAGAGTCAGATTATGCAGAGAACAGAAAAAGTATTTAGAAATGTAGTATACTTCATTCATCAATGATGTGGAAGGCAACAAGCCTGGGAGTTAGAAGGAGAGACTCACTGCAGCGGGCTATATTGCAGAATTCCCAGCGCTTATTGGCATCTGTTGTGAAGCACCAAGGTCTGGGCTCCCCATCCGGGTTCCTGCAATAGTTCTGTTCCAGGTATTTATCTGGAAGACTTCCAGTTTTAACcatagagagagagtgaaatcaATTCCACAAAACCAGAAGCCATAGAAACTGTTGAAATTGTGTATTAGTGAGATGGGCCCTGGTTGTCACTCACGCTTCAGGGAGGTAACCATGATTGTGTGGTGTTTGGGAATCCCAGCGTTGGCAGGTGAATCCTGATTCTGTTTTAGAGATCTTGCCCCGGTAGTCTTCCCCGCTGCACACCATACACTCCTCTGAAGGATTCAATAcattgtcagttatttccccgATTCCCAATAAATTCCCAATAAACAAGACTTACCGGAGCAGCTTTGGACTTCGCACGTTTCCCATCTTTTTTCTGGATCTGTGGTGTAGCACCAGGGTCCAGCAGCATCATTGTCTGGATTTCTACAGAAGTTTTTCTCCAAGTCTGCTCTAGGATATTTTTCAGGAGTAATGCTGTAATGGAACACATTAGTAGCGCTTAATTAGTTCtaataattaatacaaaatatgaatgaGCAATATAACCATAAGTTATGGCCAAATTAAGAAACAATGTCATATTGTTTATATTCTACCTAGTCACAACACTCATTTCATCAGGATTAAAAAATCTAATGCTTCTACGTTTTAGATGTAACAGTACCTCTTAACTCACAAGCAAACATTTCTCAAAAGCAGTAAGTCTGTGAAGCGATAAgtcaaaatgagaaaaataataaagattaGCCATACTTAGGCACATGGGGAAATTTTGAATCCCATCGTTGACACACTTTCCCTGACTTTGTTCTAGATTTTGTCCCTCTGTAATTGGTGCCAGTGCCATCCACACATTCCTTCAGGAACACTGagtgaaagaataaaatgaaacacgTTAAAAACTCacacatttataattttattgtcatttatatttatataattttattgttatttataatGGTGTGATGACATCAAGTGTATGACTTGAGTGCAAATTATTAAGTGTGTTTCATTCCTTCTGggcaaattatgtttttttttatgttaatgtttttagAAATGTATGTAACCAATGAAACAAATCTTGAGCACATACTGTACTATTTGCATTTATTGAAATTAATGACATGACAGGCACTGGGTATGAGTGTTATTCAATGAGTTTTAATCATTGCAAACTTACATTTTTTCTCATACAGCACGGAGCTCATTCTGCGCAACACCATTTCGATTTTTGAGTTTGCTGGTATTGTCAGACACTCTTGGTCCTTTTCTGCATATACAAAGGACCTGGTAGAAGAAGTGTGAATTTCATGTTACAAGTAAATAGTTCCTCTGCTACAAATGGATATATAGGGCCGGGTGTGTACCTGCAAGTAAAGGCTGCCTCTGCATCGCATTTACCAGCACATTCAGCAGCTGTCTTCACAGTGTAAGTTCTTTTAAGCAGCATGAGAATCCAGGCCCCATCTGTTTTTTCGTACTCGTCTAGAGGATCTGACAGTGTTCCAGAAACTTTAGGTATAAAAGAAAGACAACagatatatataattgtataatttttttttatttctacagaAATGTTGTAAAATTTTAACACTATACACAACTGAGTTTCAACTTAATAAGTTTCAAAGCATCATCAGCTTTGGACA
Coding sequences within:
- the LOC114763571 gene encoding plasminogen-like, with protein sequence MDVYKALAICLLCTVSGTLSDPLDEYEKTDGAWILMLLKRTYTVKTAAECAGKCDAEAAFTCRSFVYAEKDQECLTIPANSKIEMVLRRMSSVLYEKKLFLKECVDGTGTNYRGTKSRTKSGKVCQRWDSKFPHVPNITPEKYPRADLEKNFCRNPDNDAAGPWCYTTDPEKRWETCEVQSCSEECMVCSGEDYRGKISKTESGFTCQRWDSQTPHNHGYLPEALPDKYLEQNYCRNPDGEPRPWCFTTDANKRWEFCNIARCTAEPPTVVPQLTCSTGDGRSYRGTIAVTVSGKTCQSWSSQTPHKHIRTPENYPCKGLESNYCRNPTGERSPWCYTTDPNTRWEFCEIQTCGSEPRPEEPVIPQGDDCFEDNGSSYRGATSETISGKQCQFWSSMLPHRHDKTPQNFPAADLRRNLCRNPDGDRAPWCYTTDPSARWEYCNVQKCSAKPSDSNPNLSTPAPDCKVGNGADYRGAISMTSMGITCQAWSSMTPHYHGSFTPETHPDKGLEGNQCRNPDNDVNGPWCYTTDVNKKWDHCKIPDCVNELECGSPKTMPAQCFGRIVGGCVSKPHSWPWQISLRTSTGVHFCGGTLIAPEWVLTAAHCLERSSRPSAYKVVLGIHSERATEASKQERNVQKLVLEPTGKDIALLKLDRPVIINDQVMTACLPEKDYIVPGKTPCYVTGWGDTKGTGGEGLLKETGFPVIENKICNQPGYLSGRVKDHEMCAGNIEGGTDSCQGDSGGPLVCYTQQRFVIQGVTSWGLGCAEAMKPGVYARVSKFVDWIEKETAKM